In one window of Microbacterium dextranolyticum DNA:
- a CDS encoding TetR/AcrR family transcriptional regulator encodes MTDVAPTSARNAVVAAALDLFAAQGFEATSVEQIAQAAGVSRSTFFRQFGGKDDVVFSDHDVLLAELRGFLDRAGRDPHENPWAAACAASVEVFRHFAAEPELARRRYAVVRQVPALREREIVTVFQYERLFDEYLRGALPGLDPIDAVAFAAAVTAVHNHVLRRLIRGTEDVPEQVLWDAYDRLLHRFGVHPDGEQDRADDVVIASFPRRMPAAEVARRLRDAL; translated from the coding sequence ATGACCGATGTGGCACCCACCTCCGCGCGCAACGCCGTCGTCGCCGCGGCACTCGACCTCTTCGCCGCCCAGGGGTTCGAAGCGACCTCCGTCGAGCAGATCGCTCAGGCGGCGGGGGTGTCGCGGTCCACTTTCTTCCGGCAGTTCGGCGGCAAGGACGACGTCGTCTTCAGCGATCACGATGTGCTGCTCGCGGAGCTGCGGGGCTTTCTCGACCGTGCGGGGCGCGACCCGCACGAGAACCCGTGGGCGGCCGCGTGCGCGGCATCCGTCGAGGTGTTCCGGCACTTCGCCGCGGAGCCCGAGCTCGCGCGACGGCGCTATGCGGTCGTGCGGCAGGTGCCGGCGCTGCGCGAGCGCGAGATCGTCACGGTGTTCCAGTACGAGCGCCTGTTCGACGAGTATCTGCGCGGGGCCCTTCCCGGACTCGACCCGATCGACGCGGTGGCCTTCGCCGCCGCGGTCACGGCGGTGCACAACCACGTGCTGAGGCGGCTGATCCGCGGCACCGAGGACGTCCCGGAACAGGTGCTGTGGGATGCCTACGACCGGCTGCTGCACCGCTTCGGAGTGCATCCCGACGGCGAGCAGGACCGCGCCGACGATGTCGTCATCGCCTCTTTCCCCCGGCGGATGCCGGCGGCCGAGGTCGCCCGCCGCCTGCGCGACGCGCTCTGA
- a CDS encoding AI-2E family transporter, whose product MGLFRANSRHHPSPPQPVSGRLTVDPDARHAPRRLWADGLGVLSIRALQIMIVVAIAAAVILGIQQITVVTIPLVLALIFASAFAPVMSWLRGRGVPSLVATLLALAAILVILGAVSWLIVWAVRDQWDELYTQAQQGFQDLLAWARTLPFDIDHDQIDSWLAQLGSFVTSAQFGSGAIAGVSAVASFVTGLVLMVVMLFFFLKDGPQMWAFLLRPFRGETYERAVRIGDKTVSTLGSYVRGTATVAAVDAIGILIGLLILQVPLALPLAVLVFLLAFIPIVGATLAGTLAALVALVANGWVVALLVVGVVVLVNQLEGNLLQPVLMGRSMKLHAFVVLVALTVGTVLSGIVGAVLAVPITAVAWGIVQVWDGPHTPARWARPTHRKDAAAAVTEG is encoded by the coding sequence ATGGGACTCTTCCGCGCGAACAGCCGCCACCACCCGTCGCCCCCGCAGCCCGTGTCGGGGCGGCTGACCGTCGATCCCGACGCCCGCCACGCGCCGCGGCGCCTCTGGGCAGACGGGCTCGGCGTGCTGTCGATCCGCGCCCTTCAGATCATGATCGTCGTCGCGATCGCCGCAGCGGTGATCCTCGGCATCCAGCAGATCACGGTCGTCACGATCCCGCTCGTGCTGGCGCTGATCTTCGCCTCGGCGTTCGCCCCGGTGATGTCGTGGCTCCGCGGGCGCGGGGTGCCATCCCTGGTCGCGACGCTGCTCGCCCTCGCGGCGATCCTGGTGATCCTCGGTGCCGTGTCGTGGCTGATCGTCTGGGCCGTGCGCGATCAGTGGGACGAGCTGTACACGCAGGCCCAGCAGGGATTCCAGGACCTCCTCGCGTGGGCCCGCACCCTGCCGTTCGACATCGACCACGATCAGATCGACTCGTGGCTGGCCCAGCTCGGATCGTTCGTCACCAGCGCGCAGTTCGGGTCCGGCGCGATCGCCGGCGTCAGCGCGGTCGCAAGCTTCGTCACCGGCCTCGTCCTCATGGTCGTCATGCTGTTCTTCTTCCTGAAGGACGGTCCGCAGATGTGGGCGTTCCTGTTGCGCCCCTTCCGCGGCGAGACCTACGAGCGCGCGGTGCGGATCGGCGACAAGACCGTCTCGACGCTCGGATCGTACGTGCGCGGCACCGCGACCGTCGCCGCCGTGGATGCCATCGGCATCCTCATCGGTCTGCTCATCCTGCAGGTGCCGCTGGCCCTGCCGCTCGCCGTGCTGGTGTTCCTCCTCGCCTTCATCCCCATCGTCGGCGCGACCCTCGCCGGCACCCTGGCGGCCCTGGTCGCCCTGGTCGCGAACGGGTGGGTCGTCGCGCTGCTCGTCGTGGGTGTCGTCGTGCTGGTCAACCAGCTCGAGGGCAACCTGCTGCAGCCCGTGCTCATGGGGCGCTCGATGAAGCTGCACGCCTTCGTGGTGCTCGTCGCCCTGACGGTCGGCACGGTGCTCAGCGGCATCGTGGGCGCGGTGCTGGCCGTGCCGATCACCGCCGTCGCGTGGGGGATCGTGCAGGTCTGGGACGGTCCGCACACGCCGGCGCGCTGGGCACGACCGACGCATCGGAAGGATGCCGCGGCGGCCGTCACCGAGGGATGA
- a CDS encoding HupE/UreJ family protein translates to MRAPRLRIILLAALATLVGLAPPLLTAASAQAHGFSSVVFADLSRDEGGQTVATLQLEYDLLVVSAADAQKDDPLFRAGTAAFADRDDDAMAAALEEHRDAVAAYLDDHFTIRTGGGACTISPIGEVTMTVQEGVPYAVIARAVDCPPTDGHVVRSTLFPDDEGFVSDTKTILTYNIDLHEGSAALDASTPEFSTEQSTAERFWEFFRLGAEHLLTGIDHILFLLALIAGSRKLREIVLAATVFTLAHSVTFILAATKVVSLPAIIIEPTIALSISIVAAWYLFRLWRDGDAANELTRDSGPLGLDRAGWLRLLVVFCFGLIHGLGFASALGIDEPWSWTLLWSLLVFNLGIEAVQIGLIALTFPLLVLLRRRAPRLAMWATGALAVAVTLAGLIWFVQRIFGWE, encoded by the coding sequence GTGAGAGCCCCCCGTCTACGCATCATCCTTCTGGCCGCCCTCGCCACCCTCGTCGGCCTGGCACCCCCTCTCCTGACCGCCGCGTCGGCACAGGCGCACGGCTTCAGCTCCGTCGTCTTCGCCGACCTGTCGCGAGACGAGGGCGGCCAGACGGTGGCGACCCTGCAGCTCGAGTACGACCTGCTCGTGGTTTCGGCGGCGGACGCCCAGAAGGACGATCCCCTCTTCCGCGCCGGCACGGCCGCCTTCGCAGACCGCGATGACGACGCCATGGCCGCCGCGCTCGAGGAACATCGCGACGCGGTCGCCGCCTACCTCGACGACCATTTCACGATTCGCACCGGCGGCGGCGCCTGCACGATCTCGCCGATCGGCGAGGTCACGATGACCGTGCAGGAGGGCGTGCCCTACGCCGTCATCGCGCGCGCGGTCGACTGCCCTCCCACCGACGGACACGTCGTGCGCAGCACCCTGTTCCCCGATGACGAGGGCTTCGTCAGCGACACGAAGACGATCCTGACCTACAACATCGACCTGCACGAGGGGTCGGCGGCCCTGGATGCCTCGACTCCGGAGTTCTCGACGGAGCAGTCGACGGCCGAACGGTTCTGGGAGTTCTTCCGCCTCGGCGCCGAGCATCTGCTCACCGGCATCGACCACATCCTCTTCCTCCTCGCCCTCATCGCCGGATCGCGCAAGCTCCGCGAGATCGTGCTGGCCGCGACGGTGTTCACCCTCGCCCATTCGGTGACGTTCATCCTCGCCGCGACCAAGGTCGTGAGCCTGCCGGCGATCATCATCGAGCCGACCATCGCTCTGTCGATCTCGATCGTCGCCGCCTGGTACCTGTTCCGGCTGTGGCGGGACGGCGACGCGGCGAATGAGCTCACCCGCGATTCGGGCCCGCTCGGCCTCGATCGGGCCGGCTGGCTGCGGTTGCTCGTGGTGTTCTGCTTCGGGCTGATCCACGGGCTCGGCTTCGCGTCGGCGCTCGGCATCGACGAGCCCTGGTCGTGGACCCTGCTGTGGTCTCTGCTCGTCTTCAACCTCGGCATCGAAGCGGTGCAGATCGGGCTGATCGCGCTGACCTTCCCGCTGCTCGTGCTTCTCCGGCGCCGCGCCCCGCGCCTCGCCATGTGGGCCACCGGAGCGCTCGCCGTCGCCGTCACGTTGGCGGGCCTGATCTGGTTCGTTCAGCGGATCTTCGGATGGGAATAA
- the sucD gene encoding succinate--CoA ligase subunit alpha: protein MSIYLNKDSKVIVQGITGGEGTKHTALMLKAGTNVVGGVNARKAGTTVSHTDAAGNAVELPVFASVAEAIAATGADVSIAFVPPAFTKDAMVEAIDTEIPLLVVITEGVPVGDTAEAWAYAKSKGNKTRIIGPNCPGIITPGEALVGITPANITGKGPIGLVSKSGTLTYQMMFELRDLGFSTAIGIGGDPIIGTTHIDALEAFEADPETKAIVMIGEIGGDAEERAADYIKAHVTKPVVGYVAGFTAPEGKTMGHAGAIVSGSAGTAQAKKEALEAAGVKVGKTPSETAALMREIITAL, encoded by the coding sequence ATGTCTATCTACCTCAACAAGGACTCCAAGGTCATCGTCCAGGGCATCACGGGCGGCGAGGGCACGAAGCACACCGCCCTGATGCTCAAGGCCGGCACGAACGTCGTCGGCGGCGTCAACGCCCGCAAGGCCGGCACCACGGTCTCGCACACGGATGCCGCGGGCAACGCGGTCGAGCTCCCCGTCTTCGCCTCGGTCGCCGAAGCGATCGCGGCCACGGGCGCGGACGTGTCGATCGCCTTCGTGCCGCCGGCGTTCACGAAGGACGCCATGGTCGAGGCCATCGACACCGAGATCCCGCTGCTGGTCGTCATCACCGAGGGCGTGCCCGTCGGTGACACCGCCGAGGCGTGGGCGTACGCGAAGAGCAAGGGCAACAAGACCCGCATCATCGGGCCGAACTGCCCCGGCATCATCACGCCCGGCGAGGCGCTCGTGGGCATCACGCCCGCGAACATCACCGGCAAGGGACCGATCGGTCTCGTGTCCAAGTCGGGCACCCTGACCTATCAGATGATGTTCGAGCTGCGCGACCTCGGCTTCTCGACCGCCATCGGCATCGGTGGCGACCCGATCATCGGAACGACCCACATCGACGCGCTCGAGGCGTTCGAGGCCGACCCCGAGACCAAGGCGATCGTCATGATCGGCGAGATCGGCGGCGACGCCGAAGAGCGCGCGGCCGACTACATCAAGGCCCACGTGACGAAGCCGGTCGTCGGCTACGTCGCCGGCTTCACCGCCCCCGAGGGCAAGACGATGGGCCACGCCGGCGCGATCGTCTCGGGCTCGGCCGGCACCGCGCAGGCCAAGAAGGAGGCCCTCGAGGCCGCCGGCGTCAAGGTCGGGAAGACCCCCTCCGAGACCGCCGCCCTCATGCGGGAGATCATCACGGCGCTCTGA
- the sucC gene encoding ADP-forming succinate--CoA ligase subunit beta: protein MDLYEYQARDLFEKYEVPVLPGIIADTPEEAKAAAEKLGGVVVVKAQVKTGGRGKAGGVKVAKTPDDAYEAAKAILGLDIKGHVVKRVMIAAGAQIEKEFYFSVLLDRANRSYLSLASVEGGMEIEQLAVEKPEALAKIEVDPLQGIDAEKALEIAKAGGFDDELAPKVADVFVKLYNVYTGEGATLVEVNPLIQDAAGNIIALDGKVSLDDNASEVRHPEHEELEDKDAADPLEAKAKASGLNYVKLDGQVGIIGNGAGLVMSTLDVVAYAGENHGGVKPANFLDIGGGASATVMAAGLDVILGDEQVKSVFVNVFGGITSCVAVAEGIVKALEILGDTATKPLVVRLDGNQVEDGRAILAAANNPLVTLAAGMDEGADKAAELANA from the coding sequence GTGGATCTTTACGAGTACCAGGCTCGAGACCTGTTCGAAAAGTACGAGGTGCCGGTGCTCCCCGGCATCATCGCCGACACCCCTGAGGAGGCGAAGGCGGCCGCCGAGAAGCTCGGCGGCGTCGTGGTCGTCAAGGCTCAGGTCAAGACCGGAGGCCGCGGCAAGGCCGGCGGCGTCAAGGTCGCCAAGACCCCCGACGACGCATACGAGGCGGCGAAGGCCATCCTCGGCCTCGACATCAAGGGCCACGTCGTCAAGCGCGTCATGATCGCTGCGGGCGCACAGATCGAGAAGGAGTTCTACTTCTCGGTGCTGCTCGACCGCGCCAACCGTTCGTACCTGTCGCTCGCGAGCGTCGAGGGCGGCATGGAGATCGAGCAGCTCGCGGTCGAGAAGCCCGAGGCGCTCGCCAAGATCGAGGTCGACCCGCTGCAGGGCATCGACGCCGAGAAGGCCCTCGAGATCGCCAAGGCCGGCGGCTTCGACGACGAGCTGGCGCCCAAGGTCGCCGACGTCTTCGTGAAGCTCTACAACGTCTACACCGGCGAGGGCGCCACCCTCGTCGAGGTGAACCCGCTGATCCAGGATGCCGCGGGCAACATCATCGCCCTGGACGGCAAGGTGTCCCTCGACGACAACGCCTCCGAGGTGCGTCACCCCGAGCACGAGGAGCTCGAGGACAAGGACGCCGCCGACCCGCTCGAGGCGAAGGCGAAGGCATCCGGCCTGAACTACGTCAAGCTCGACGGCCAGGTCGGCATCATCGGCAACGGCGCGGGCCTGGTCATGTCGACCCTCGACGTCGTCGCTTACGCGGGTGAGAACCACGGCGGCGTGAAGCCGGCCAACTTCCTCGACATCGGCGGCGGCGCCTCGGCGACCGTCATGGCCGCGGGGCTCGACGTCATCCTCGGCGACGAGCAGGTGAAGTCGGTGTTCGTCAACGTCTTCGGCGGCATCACCTCGTGCGTCGCCGTCGCGGAGGGCATCGTGAAGGCCCTCGAGATCCTCGGCGACACCGCGACCAAGCCCCTCGTCGTCCGCCTCGACGGCAACCAGGTCGAAGATGGGCGTGCGATTCTCGCCGCGGCGAACAACCCCCTCGTGACCCTCGCTGCCGGCATGGACGAGGGCGCCGACAAGGCCGCCGAGCTGGCGAACGCCTGA
- a CDS encoding putative T7SS-secreted protein, producing MTISLPDKVAPIPGDPGTIRSKAARFAATAAAITEAVGGLRTAIANTKQHESKALDALAENATKVADRLASLQNRYDEASRALDSFAGDLEHAQREAQTLVDEHGDAEQAAARYDRQIDHYRDERARATDPVEAADLNRHLLALANRRDGQTGQAAAAQARFARIVEQLRQSGSAAAHKMRDAAGGDGFNDSLWDDFSGWVAEHADILKAIHDVLKNITLALSVLSFFFPVLAPFALVAGALTAGLGLVLAATGQMSWIEFGLDVLSVATLGVGAAASRTIGGVMTALKGTRVARMAAQGSANPLRAVTGSFNGVLKGRVTVKFGPIPIKNAPRWLEAYKAKGFTNAHFLRVAESAKAGAGGPLDDILLNIGKQEMAKLRLAGMVNLVAGQTDKFFSTYAPAAMNALPDTVTDLVPEGIRDVVSNGEALHDAATWRIGS from the coding sequence ATGACGATCTCCCTGCCTGACAAGGTGGCCCCCATCCCGGGCGACCCCGGCACCATCCGCTCGAAGGCGGCTCGATTCGCAGCCACCGCCGCGGCGATCACCGAGGCCGTCGGCGGATTGCGCACGGCCATCGCGAACACGAAGCAGCACGAGAGCAAGGCGCTGGACGCGCTCGCGGAGAACGCCACGAAGGTCGCCGATCGCCTCGCATCACTGCAGAATCGCTACGACGAAGCGTCGCGTGCACTGGACTCCTTCGCGGGCGACCTCGAACACGCACAGCGTGAGGCCCAGACCCTCGTCGACGAGCACGGCGACGCCGAGCAGGCAGCCGCCCGGTACGACCGGCAGATCGACCACTACCGCGACGAGCGGGCGCGGGCGACCGATCCCGTCGAGGCAGCCGACCTCAACCGGCACCTGCTCGCACTCGCGAACCGTCGAGACGGCCAGACCGGCCAGGCGGCCGCCGCGCAGGCGCGATTCGCGCGCATCGTCGAGCAGCTGCGTCAGTCCGGGTCGGCGGCGGCCCACAAGATGCGCGACGCGGCCGGGGGCGATGGCTTCAACGACAGCCTGTGGGACGACTTCTCGGGGTGGGTGGCCGAGCACGCCGACATCCTGAAGGCGATCCACGACGTTCTGAAGAACATCACTCTGGCGCTGTCGGTGCTGAGCTTCTTCTTCCCCGTGCTCGCACCGTTCGCCCTGGTCGCCGGGGCGCTGACCGCGGGGCTCGGGCTCGTGCTGGCCGCGACCGGCCAGATGTCCTGGATCGAGTTCGGCCTGGACGTGCTCTCGGTCGCGACGCTCGGAGTGGGGGCGGCCGCGTCCCGCACCATCGGCGGCGTGATGACGGCTCTCAAGGGCACGCGTGTCGCGCGGATGGCCGCCCAGGGTTCGGCGAACCCCCTCCGTGCCGTGACCGGCAGCTTCAACGGCGTTCTGAAGGGGCGCGTGACGGTGAAGTTCGGCCCGATCCCGATCAAGAACGCACCCCGGTGGCTCGAGGCATACAAGGCGAAGGGCTTCACGAATGCGCACTTCCTGCGCGTCGCCGAATCCGCCAAGGCCGGCGCAGGCGGCCCGTTGGATGACATCCTGCTCAACATCGGCAAGCAGGAGATGGCGAAGCTGCGACTGGCAGGCATGGTGAACCTCGTCGCCGGGCAGACCGACAAGTTCTTCTCGACGTACGCGCCCGCGGCGATGAACGCACTGCCCGACACGGTCACCGATCTCGTGCCCGAAGGGATCCGCGACGTCGTGTCGAACGGTGAGGCGCTCCACGACGCGGCGACCTGGAGGATCGGATCGTGA
- a CDS encoding acyl-CoA dehydrogenase: MSAEYQAPTSDYAFLYGEAFGLDIIARATGGELTADDAVDVIEGAGDFAASVLAPLEAVGDREGARLVDGRVQLPEGFVDAYRAFAEAGWITAEAPVSAGGDGLPGAIRAGLGEIWNASNAAFALCGLLTAGQIHALDAVASDDVRETYLSKLVSGEWTGTMNLTEPAAGTDLGAIRTIATPRDDGSWALRGQKIFITWGDHEAAENIVHLVLARTPDAPAGAAGLSLFVVPKFLVNADGAPGARNAVETVALEHKLGIHGSPTCVLSYEDAVGYLAGEIGGGLAGMFVMMNSARIAMGFQATGIADRALQQASAYAAGRMQGRVLGREGAAPIAEHPDVRRLLLSMSTDVYAMRALGVYVADLFDRAEATGDAQVLALAELFVPILKGWATEEAVALTSEGIQVHGGSGFIEETGAAQHYRDARIMPIYEGTTAIQSNDLIGRKVIRGDGATAEALFAQIDETVARLRSADAATPDASAVAARAADRLERGVAAARRATSDILGFASSPRDAHAVSVPYLLLLGVLSGAWMHALAVVAVSGHEQPHADDAARLRAADFYGAHHLPRVHALAETVAAGEIA, translated from the coding sequence ATGTCCGCCGAGTACCAGGCGCCCACGTCCGATTACGCCTTCCTCTACGGTGAGGCGTTCGGTCTCGACATCATCGCCCGGGCGACCGGTGGCGAGCTCACCGCCGACGATGCCGTCGACGTCATCGAGGGTGCGGGAGACTTCGCGGCATCCGTCCTCGCGCCGCTCGAGGCTGTCGGCGATCGCGAGGGCGCGAGACTCGTCGACGGACGCGTGCAGCTGCCCGAAGGATTCGTCGACGCCTACCGCGCTTTCGCCGAGGCCGGATGGATCACCGCCGAAGCACCGGTCAGCGCGGGCGGTGACGGACTGCCCGGTGCGATCCGCGCCGGGCTCGGCGAGATCTGGAACGCCTCCAACGCGGCCTTCGCCCTGTGCGGGCTGCTGACGGCGGGGCAGATCCACGCACTGGATGCCGTGGCATCCGACGACGTGCGTGAGACCTATCTCTCCAAGCTCGTCTCGGGGGAGTGGACCGGGACGATGAACCTCACAGAGCCCGCCGCCGGCACCGACCTCGGCGCGATCCGGACGATCGCCACGCCGCGCGACGACGGCTCGTGGGCGCTGCGCGGACAGAAGATCTTCATCACCTGGGGTGACCACGAGGCGGCCGAGAACATCGTGCACCTCGTGCTCGCCCGCACGCCCGACGCCCCGGCGGGGGCCGCCGGGCTGTCGCTGTTCGTCGTGCCGAAATTCCTCGTGAACGCCGACGGTGCGCCCGGCGCCCGCAACGCGGTCGAGACCGTCGCCCTCGAGCACAAGCTCGGCATCCACGGCTCGCCCACCTGCGTCCTGTCGTACGAGGACGCGGTCGGATATCTGGCCGGCGAGATCGGCGGAGGACTGGCCGGCATGTTCGTGATGATGAACTCGGCCCGCATCGCGATGGGCTTCCAGGCGACCGGAATCGCCGACCGCGCTCTGCAGCAGGCGAGCGCATATGCCGCAGGCCGCATGCAGGGCCGAGTACTCGGGCGAGAGGGCGCCGCGCCCATCGCCGAGCACCCCGATGTGCGGCGCCTGCTGCTGTCGATGTCGACCGACGTCTACGCCATGCGTGCACTGGGTGTGTACGTCGCCGACCTGTTCGACCGTGCCGAGGCGACCGGCGACGCGCAGGTCCTCGCCCTCGCGGAGCTCTTCGTGCCGATCCTCAAGGGATGGGCGACGGAAGAGGCCGTCGCCCTCACGAGCGAGGGCATCCAGGTGCACGGCGGCTCGGGCTTCATCGAAGAGACGGGAGCCGCACAGCACTACCGCGACGCGCGGATCATGCCGATCTACGAGGGCACGACCGCGATCCAGTCCAACGACCTCATCGGGCGCAAAGTCATCCGCGGCGACGGGGCGACCGCCGAGGCCCTGTTCGCGCAGATCGACGAGACCGTCGCGCGCCTGCGGTCGGCGGATGCCGCGACGCCGGATGCCTCCGCGGTCGCGGCCCGCGCCGCGGACCGTCTCGAGCGGGGTGTCGCCGCCGCGCGGCGCGCCACCTCCGACATCCTCGGGTTCGCGTCGTCGCCCCGCGACGCGCACGCCGTCAGCGTGCCGTATCTGTTGCTTCTCGGCGTGCTGTCGGGCGCGTGGATGCATGCGCTCGCCGTCGTCGCCGTGAGCGGGCACGAACAGCCGCACGCCGACGACGCCGCCCGGCTGCGGGCCGCGGATTTCTACGGCGCGCACCACCTGCCGCGGGTGCATGCGCTCGCCGAGACGGTGGCCGCAGGCGAGATCGCCTGA
- a CDS encoding ATP-dependent DNA ligase, whose translation MLAKAVPAIPDPAKTPGGLSFEPKWDGFRALIAWDGAEVVIGSRGAKPLTRYFPELVDAVAALLPEPCLLDGEIVVAQGDPARLSWEALSQRIHPAESRVRLLSRATPAEFVAFDLLARSGRDLQAEPFSVRRSELEQLFDSLRPRPAASASRAARPPLHLTRTTTDPDLAARWFAAFEGAGLDGIVAKPLAQPYAPGARVMLKIKHARTADVIALGYRVHKSGSGVGSLLVGLYDGDGVIHQVGGVSAFSDARRRDLVDELAPLVETDASGAAVRGDGERSRFTPSGKDTTFVRLRPERVLEVRYDQLEGARFRHTVQFERWRPDRDPLSCTFAQLEQVGAYDLADVLD comes from the coding sequence ATGCTCGCCAAGGCCGTCCCGGCCATCCCCGACCCGGCGAAGACGCCGGGCGGTCTCTCGTTCGAGCCGAAATGGGACGGATTCCGCGCCCTGATCGCGTGGGACGGCGCCGAGGTCGTCATCGGGTCGCGCGGCGCGAAGCCGCTGACGCGGTACTTCCCGGAGCTGGTGGACGCCGTCGCCGCACTCCTGCCCGAACCTTGTCTGCTCGACGGTGAGATCGTGGTCGCCCAGGGCGACCCTGCGCGCCTGTCCTGGGAGGCCCTCTCGCAGCGCATCCACCCGGCGGAATCCCGCGTGCGTCTGCTCAGCCGCGCCACCCCGGCCGAGTTCGTCGCCTTCGACCTGCTCGCACGCAGTGGGCGCGATCTGCAGGCCGAGCCGTTCTCGGTGCGCCGGTCGGAGCTCGAGCAGCTGTTCGACAGCCTGCGCCCCCGGCCGGCGGCCTCCGCGTCACGGGCCGCACGTCCACCCCTGCACCTCACCCGCACGACGACGGACCCCGACCTGGCTGCCCGCTGGTTCGCCGCGTTCGAGGGCGCCGGCCTCGACGGGATCGTCGCCAAACCGCTCGCCCAGCCGTACGCACCCGGTGCACGCGTGATGCTGAAGATCAAGCACGCGCGCACCGCCGACGTCATCGCGCTCGGCTACCGCGTGCACAAGAGCGGGTCCGGCGTGGGTTCGCTCCTGGTGGGTCTCTACGACGGCGACGGGGTGATCCATCAGGTGGGCGGCGTCTCGGCCTTCAGCGACGCCCGCCGACGCGACCTCGTCGACGAGCTCGCGCCGCTCGTCGAGACGGATGCCTCCGGCGCCGCCGTGCGCGGCGACGGGGAGCGCTCGCGCTTCACCCCCTCCGGGAAGGACACCACGTTCGTGCGTCTGCGCCCCGAACGCGTGCTCGAGGTGCGCTACGACCAGCTGGAAGGAGCACGGTTCCGCCACACCGTGCAGTTCGAACGCTGGCGCCCTGACCGCGACCCGCTCTCGTGCACGTTCGCCCAGCTCGAGCAGGTGGGTGCCTACGACCTCGCCGACGTCCTCGACTGA
- a CDS encoding threonine/serine ThrE exporter family protein translates to MSDSSGPQRPAADRTGGTADDDEPTYSASPTDTDELRLEPVQFIARTDAVMRLGSMMLGAGASAARVRDSMARGAHALGIDDLHTRVGMTDIVATTSRGAMFRTRVAEVRRPGVDAERLTSLKRLTNEITSGTSTAELQRRLDAIDARPRRYPEIVRVAGAGFACAAFALLNNGGWQEFVAVGIAAALGQFVRMRLARLHTNEFLVVFVSAMTALLVYLGVAAVLGALGMPGGQHDAAVTSAVLYLVPGFPLVTGALDLARLDLNAGISRVVYATLVLFATGSAVWGVATIAHAAVTQTATPLFDEPVLSVVRLLAGFVGVLGFAILFDTPPAIALTASALGAVANTGRLALFDAGATPPIAAAAAALAVGLGAFLVSSRLRAARVTLTVPAVLIMVPGAAAYRAITGVIAGDTLSAIQNGFTAVFVVVALAIGLTVARVLTEREWSMPGR, encoded by the coding sequence ATGTCCGACTCCTCCGGGCCGCAGCGACCTGCTGCGGATCGTACAGGCGGCACGGCCGACGACGACGAGCCCACGTACTCTGCATCCCCCACCGATACCGACGAGCTCCGCCTCGAGCCGGTGCAGTTCATCGCGCGGACCGACGCCGTGATGCGCCTCGGGTCGATGATGCTGGGCGCCGGGGCATCCGCGGCGCGCGTGCGCGACAGCATGGCCCGCGGCGCGCACGCCCTGGGCATCGACGATCTGCACACCCGGGTCGGCATGACCGACATCGTGGCGACGACGAGCCGTGGCGCGATGTTCCGCACGCGGGTCGCCGAGGTGCGGCGACCCGGGGTCGACGCCGAACGGCTCACCTCGCTCAAGCGGCTGACGAACGAGATCACATCGGGCACCTCGACGGCGGAGCTGCAGCGACGACTCGATGCGATCGACGCGCGCCCGCGCCGCTACCCCGAGATCGTCCGGGTGGCCGGCGCCGGTTTCGCCTGCGCGGCATTCGCACTGCTGAACAACGGCGGGTGGCAGGAGTTCGTCGCCGTCGGGATCGCCGCCGCCCTGGGACAGTTCGTGCGCATGCGTCTCGCCCGCCTGCATACGAACGAGTTCCTCGTCGTCTTCGTGTCGGCCATGACCGCTCTTCTCGTCTATCTCGGCGTCGCCGCCGTGCTCGGCGCGCTCGGGATGCCGGGCGGCCAGCACGACGCCGCCGTCACGAGTGCGGTGCTCTATCTGGTGCCCGGGTTCCCCCTCGTCACCGGTGCGCTCGACCTCGCCCGGCTCGATCTGAACGCCGGCATCTCGCGCGTCGTCTACGCCACCCTCGTGTTGTTCGCGACCGGCAGCGCCGTGTGGGGTGTCGCGACCATCGCCCACGCCGCGGTCACGCAGACCGCCACACCCCTGTTCGACGAGCCGGTGCTCTCGGTCGTGCGTCTGCTGGCGGGGTTCGTCGGCGTTCTCGGCTTCGCGATCCTCTTCGACACGCCCCCGGCGATCGCGCTGACGGCCTCGGCGCTCGGCGCCGTCGCCAACACGGGCCGCCTCGCCCTGTTCGACGCGGGCGCGACTCCGCCGATCGCCGCAGCGGCGGCGGCCCTCGCCGTCGGGCTCGGCGCGTTCCTGGTCAGCTCGCGCCTGCGCGCCGCGCGCGTGACCCTCACCGTGCCGGCGGTGCTCATCATGGTGCCGGGGGCGGCGGCGTACCGCGCGATCACCGGCGTGATCGCCGGCGACACACTCTCGGCGATCCAGAACGGCTTCACCGCGGTATTCGTCGTGGTCGCCCTCGCGATCGGACTGACCGTTGCGCGCGTGCTGACCGAGCGGGAATGGTCGATGCCGGGGCGGTGA